The following are from one region of the Rosistilla carotiformis genome:
- a CDS encoding preprotein translocase subunit SecA, whose product MTLLRHHLQAPAALRNLPSQVAAIRDAQRAIRGCDPQTLRAHTSQLRTFVQQGATVASPKVLALGGAIVCEAVDQVLGKSLYDVQLIAGIILAHGAVAEMQTGEGKTLSGVMPAVLHALPGRGVHVATPNSYLAQRDFETLQPVIEHLGLTAGCLGDDAEHGERADAYQCDITYAPGYAFGFDYLRDQLALRSAAGSRLGDQLRQRLRGAAGETRLLQRERRCAILDEIDHVLIDDAISPLILSAAGDREAPDAAIHRAAKQIAATLVPATHFTIPEDRGGLELRPAGIDAIYRESTLANDPRLRRAWHEYVHLAIRATHQFQRDVHYIVSAGKIRIIDTSTGRIFDDRTWNDGQHQAIEAKEGLRITSEQTALARITRQRFFGMYEVLCGMTGTATGCADELQEFYRLSVVPVPLRVPSRRQTLPTIRCRTAEEKRQRIADEARQCQQRLQPVLIGTHSIADSQQLAERFEQQGLRFALLNGKQDADEAELIAAAGRAGAITIATNLAGRGTDIHLDPEAAAAGGLHVIVSQHHAIDRVDRQLVGRAARQGDPGSVRFYCAPDDPIFRQAPWIARWLERRLAPPRDDTPRSDSRLAQMIAKQQSINQRKQACQRRELFQRDLATQKLIVTPRTRNAQGIEK is encoded by the coding sequence ATGACGTTGCTGCGCCACCACCTGCAAGCGCCCGCTGCGCTCCGCAACCTCCCCAGCCAGGTCGCCGCGATTCGCGATGCCCAGCGGGCGATCCGTGGATGCGACCCACAAACCTTGAGGGCTCACACAAGCCAATTGCGCACCTTTGTTCAACAGGGGGCGACGGTTGCCAGCCCCAAAGTGCTGGCGTTGGGCGGTGCGATCGTTTGCGAAGCGGTCGACCAAGTTCTTGGGAAATCGTTGTACGACGTGCAATTGATCGCCGGGATCATCCTGGCCCATGGCGCGGTTGCCGAGATGCAGACCGGCGAAGGAAAGACGCTATCGGGAGTGATGCCGGCGGTTTTGCACGCCCTACCGGGACGAGGCGTACATGTCGCAACCCCCAACAGCTACTTGGCGCAACGAGACTTTGAGACCCTGCAACCTGTGATCGAGCACCTGGGCCTGACGGCCGGCTGTCTCGGCGACGATGCCGAACATGGCGAACGTGCCGACGCCTACCAGTGCGACATCACCTACGCTCCCGGATACGCTTTCGGTTTTGATTACCTTCGCGATCAATTGGCGTTGCGATCGGCCGCGGGCAGTCGACTGGGAGACCAATTGCGTCAACGCTTGCGGGGTGCCGCGGGGGAGACGCGACTACTGCAACGCGAGCGTCGCTGCGCGATTCTCGATGAAATCGATCACGTGCTCATCGACGATGCAATCAGTCCGCTGATCCTCAGCGCTGCCGGAGATCGCGAGGCCCCCGACGCCGCGATCCACCGCGCCGCCAAACAAATCGCCGCGACGCTCGTCCCGGCGACACACTTCACGATCCCCGAAGATCGCGGCGGGCTGGAATTGCGGCCGGCAGGGATCGACGCGATCTATCGCGAATCGACGCTGGCCAACGATCCACGGCTACGCCGCGCGTGGCATGAATACGTTCACCTTGCGATTCGTGCCACCCATCAATTTCAACGCGATGTGCATTACATTGTGTCCGCAGGCAAGATTCGCATTATCGACACCTCCACCGGTCGGATCTTCGACGATCGAACCTGGAACGATGGCCAGCATCAGGCGATCGAAGCCAAAGAGGGACTGCGGATCACAAGCGAACAGACGGCATTGGCGCGGATCACGCGGCAACGTTTCTTCGGAATGTACGAGGTGCTCTGCGGTATGACCGGCACGGCCACGGGCTGCGCCGACGAACTGCAAGAGTTTTATCGGCTGTCGGTCGTCCCCGTTCCGTTGCGCGTGCCCAGTCGCCGACAAACGTTGCCAACGATCCGTTGCCGCACTGCAGAGGAGAAACGGCAGCGGATCGCCGACGAAGCCCGGCAATGCCAACAGCGGTTGCAACCGGTGTTGATCGGCACGCATTCGATCGCCGACAGCCAACAACTGGCGGAACGGTTTGAACAGCAAGGGCTTCGGTTCGCGCTACTCAACGGAAAACAAGACGCGGACGAAGCTGAACTGATCGCCGCCGCCGGCCGCGCCGGCGCCATTACGATCGCGACCAATCTGGCCGGACGCGGGACGGACATACACCTCGATCCCGAGGCCGCCGCCGCGGGAGGTCTCCACGTGATCGTTTCCCAACATCACGCGATCGATCGCGTCGATCGCCAGTTGGTTGGACGGGCGGCGCGTCAAGGCGATCCCGGCAGCGTCCGCTTCTACTGCGCCCCCGACGATCCGATCTTCCGGCAAGCTCCTTGGATCGCGCGGTGGCTGGAACGTCGACTGGCCCCGCCGCGCGACGACACTCCGCGGAGCGATTCGCGCTTGGCCCAGATGATCGCCAAACAACAATCGATCAATCAACGCAAACAAGCCTGCCAACGTCGCGAATTATTTCAGCGAGATCTGGCAACCCAGAAATTGATCGTCACACCGCGTACCCGAAATGCTCAAGGTATCGAAAAATGA
- a CDS encoding efflux RND transporter periplasmic adaptor subunit: protein MKAFTQPASSRFAALILIAITANQSAGQETESAIEAFIEPYKTIQIPATEIGTLVSIDVQEGDQVRRGQTLAQVDDRILQASLAAARVARDAKGNLRAAQAERDVKRRQLASLEELRTRGNATQREIDRALADFEASEARLLAVNEDLEIRRFEYDRILAQLEKRVLQSPIDGVVASINKDVGEFVAPTDPIVMTIVQLNIMQSVFSLPISVADKIVPGKTIRLTVGIDDQPVQGVIESVAPTADAKSGTVRVKIRIDNPNGRVFSGSTCRWELDANLREAVARVPSRKMFMAEAGRQAKGR from the coding sequence ATGAAAGCCTTCACCCAACCCGCCTCATCGCGGTTCGCCGCGTTGATTCTCATAGCGATCACGGCAAACCAATCCGCGGGTCAGGAAACGGAATCGGCAATTGAGGCCTTTATCGAACCGTACAAGACGATCCAGATTCCGGCTACCGAAATCGGAACCTTGGTCAGCATCGACGTCCAAGAAGGGGATCAGGTTCGGCGGGGACAGACCTTGGCCCAAGTCGATGATCGCATCTTACAAGCGTCCCTCGCGGCGGCCCGCGTTGCGAGAGATGCCAAAGGAAACCTGCGCGCGGCACAGGCCGAACGCGATGTGAAGCGTCGCCAGTTGGCCAGCCTGGAAGAACTGCGGACTCGCGGCAACGCGACACAACGTGAAATCGATCGAGCGTTGGCGGATTTCGAAGCGTCCGAGGCGCGTCTGCTGGCGGTCAACGAAGACCTGGAAATTCGTCGCTTTGAATACGATCGCATCCTAGCGCAACTGGAAAAACGAGTCCTGCAATCGCCCATCGACGGAGTGGTGGCCAGCATCAACAAGGATGTCGGGGAATTTGTTGCCCCCACCGATCCCATCGTGATGACGATCGTCCAATTGAACATCATGCAATCGGTTTTCTCGCTGCCCATCTCCGTCGCCGACAAAATTGTGCCTGGGAAAACAATTCGCTTGACCGTTGGGATCGATGACCAACCCGTTCAAGGCGTGATCGAATCGGTTGCCCCTACCGCGGATGCGAAAAGTGGAACGGTGCGCGTGAAGATTCGGATCGACAATCCAAACGGCCGCGTTTTCAGTGGCAGCACGTGTCGTTGGGAACTGGATGCCAATCTAAGGGAAGCGGTTGCCCGCGTCCCCAGTCGTAAGATGTTCATGGCCGAAGCTGGCCGTCAAGCCAAGGGTCGTTAA
- a CDS encoding efflux RND transporter periplasmic adaptor subunit, with the protein MSLPVDSRPNQPKQGNAPMANSAAPSAAGEAHALAAALELLIQLEAVDELPVAASVASDVIGEFCGAQRVVVGWCQGNSSVCQVIADTDAAVHDAAQTSYRKLQFALDELIVRGHVTELELATPQAQPAAALALRQFAIASHATRLIGAPLVDVDGRRCGAWLFVDPAERVESLRAAHLIDSLSRPLGARLATIQRHQPGRIDRAIATVRETFANSRSSVAIAGSMLLIFGMLFPVHYNVRCDCALQPVSRRLVAAPFDGSLEKSFVDPGDLVDENTLLARISARELNWELAGLKAELNRSNKERQVSLAKQDYAASQIAQLDSQQVNHRLQLIESRIEHLDIRSPFKGVVIAGDIKQVEGAPLETGQTLFEIAPVGAMIVELMIPESDFAYVRPQMPVQLRLHAFPTQRIEGRVEHIHPKAEVIENENVFVAKIRIEDAHAIYRPGMHGRAKIQSDRRPLAWVLFHKPWSSLMMWLGW; encoded by the coding sequence ATGTCTTTGCCCGTCGACAGCCGACCGAATCAACCGAAACAAGGCAACGCGCCGATGGCCAACTCCGCTGCGCCGTCGGCGGCGGGGGAAGCGCACGCGTTGGCTGCTGCTTTGGAGCTGTTGATTCAATTGGAAGCGGTCGACGAACTCCCCGTGGCGGCCTCTGTCGCCAGCGACGTGATCGGTGAATTCTGTGGAGCCCAACGCGTTGTCGTTGGTTGGTGTCAAGGCAACAGTTCCGTCTGCCAAGTCATCGCCGATACCGATGCCGCGGTCCATGACGCGGCGCAAACATCATATCGCAAGTTGCAATTTGCACTCGACGAACTGATCGTCCGAGGACATGTCACGGAACTTGAACTCGCCACGCCTCAGGCTCAACCCGCGGCAGCCCTGGCTCTGCGACAGTTCGCAATTGCCTCGCATGCGACACGGTTGATCGGTGCCCCGTTAGTCGATGTCGACGGCCGCCGCTGCGGCGCGTGGTTGTTTGTCGACCCCGCGGAACGCGTTGAATCGCTGCGTGCAGCACATCTGATCGATTCGTTGTCGCGACCGCTGGGGGCGCGATTGGCGACAATCCAGCGTCACCAACCGGGCCGAATTGATCGCGCGATCGCCACGGTTCGCGAAACGTTTGCGAACAGCCGCAGCTCTGTCGCGATCGCCGGATCGATGCTACTGATCTTCGGGATGTTGTTTCCCGTTCACTACAACGTTCGCTGCGATTGTGCGTTGCAGCCGGTCTCACGGCGATTGGTCGCGGCCCCGTTCGACGGCTCGTTGGAGAAGTCGTTTGTCGACCCGGGCGATCTCGTCGACGAAAACACGCTACTGGCGCGGATCAGCGCCCGCGAATTGAACTGGGAACTTGCCGGGCTGAAGGCGGAACTGAATCGATCCAACAAAGAGCGGCAGGTCTCGCTAGCCAAGCAGGACTACGCCGCATCGCAAATTGCGCAACTGGATTCCCAGCAGGTCAACCATCGATTGCAATTGATCGAAAGCCGTATCGAACATCTCGATATCCGCAGTCCGTTCAAAGGGGTGGTGATTGCGGGGGACATCAAGCAAGTCGAGGGCGCGCCGCTGGAGACCGGGCAAACGTTGTTCGAGATCGCACCGGTTGGTGCCATGATTGTCGAATTGATGATCCCCGAATCCGACTTTGCCTACGTGCGACCGCAGATGCCCGTGCAATTGCGACTGCACGCCTTTCCGACGCAGCGGATCGAAGGGCGGGTGGAACATATCCATCCCAAAGCCGAAGTGATCGAAAACGAAAACGTGTTCGTCGCCAAGATTCGAATCGAGGATGCACACGCGATCTATCGTCCCGGCATGCATGGACGGGCGAAGATTCAATCCGATCGTCGGCCTCTGGCTTGGGTGCTGTTCCACAAACCATGGTCCTCGTTGATGATGTGGTTAGGGTGGTAG
- a CDS encoding HlyD family efflux transporter periplasmic adaptor subunit, translating into MSTMIDRLTDDVSQWKPRIASELVFWPDRVGGATRYRIEVPARHKFFSVGYEEYVFISLLDGNTTVAQACGRAAQTLGREALTQRQADSITHWLLQQRLARIDGAPRASSTASGPADQESDKGLLRRFNPFWIKLPLPHAEHWITTASACLKPAFSPPAVLAACLISWIAVASIAMQWDRFIASSAAIFSPSTWIATFTTWILLKFIHELGHAAAARRYGCETTQVGIVLVLLAPLAYVDVTTSWRLRSRWQRISIAAAGMYLEWTLAATAAIAWSWIDSPVASFHLFNIIVAASLSTVLFNANPLMRFDGYYILTDLLELPNLAAEGSMAVRDLASRLFFARGVGRDRHFGWRRSVVIGYGLAAMVWRILICITLATAAAFMFRGAGIVLVGFAIFAWVIRPTARMLQTLNRRRQQDPAACVRGVLVGGSLAVLAGAGIFYLPINTAIVAPAVVDQGEDVLVRSATDGFIIAIEVVDGQSVQAGDVLIRLQNEDLHQQQVELQAEIGQSDIRKRSATEKQDVAAAQMEQQTRQALDERSRQLQTQIDGLTLRAHRGGTIVARDLADRLQQYVAEGTELLTIAEPRDRRVLASIAQQDIRQVAMQVGQPVEIRTAARDRASGRLVHIHPLASSELPHAALASIHNGPLPVRTDQDTQTKRGYRLLAPRFEAVVDIDPTQIDRLPVGQTVKVRIGHQTLTIYQRLEAWLRQLLETHRTAARNET; encoded by the coding sequence ATGTCGACGATGATCGATCGCTTGACGGACGACGTCAGCCAATGGAAACCGCGGATAGCCTCCGAATTGGTTTTCTGGCCCGACCGCGTTGGCGGCGCCACCCGGTACCGGATCGAGGTCCCCGCGCGGCACAAATTCTTTTCGGTAGGATATGAAGAATATGTCTTCATCTCGCTGCTCGACGGCAACACCACCGTCGCGCAAGCTTGCGGCCGCGCCGCTCAGACACTAGGCCGCGAGGCGCTGACCCAACGGCAGGCCGACTCGATCACGCACTGGCTGCTGCAACAGCGGCTGGCACGGATCGACGGCGCTCCGCGTGCTTCGTCCACGGCTTCAGGCCCAGCGGACCAGGAATCCGACAAAGGGCTGCTGCGACGGTTCAATCCGTTCTGGATCAAGCTGCCATTGCCGCACGCCGAGCATTGGATCACCACGGCATCGGCATGTTTGAAACCGGCGTTTTCGCCGCCCGCCGTGCTGGCCGCTTGTCTGATCTCATGGATTGCGGTGGCAAGTATCGCGATGCAATGGGATCGATTTATCGCATCGTCAGCGGCCATCTTCAGTCCCAGCACTTGGATTGCCACCTTCACGACTTGGATCCTGTTGAAGTTCATTCACGAACTGGGACACGCCGCCGCGGCCCGACGCTACGGATGCGAAACAACGCAGGTCGGGATTGTCCTGGTGCTGCTGGCACCCTTGGCGTACGTGGACGTAACGACCAGCTGGCGTTTGCGCTCGCGATGGCAACGGATCTCGATCGCCGCAGCGGGGATGTACTTGGAATGGACGCTCGCGGCAACCGCGGCGATTGCATGGAGCTGGATCGATTCGCCCGTCGCCAGTTTTCATCTGTTCAACATCATCGTGGCAGCCAGCCTTTCGACCGTCCTCTTTAACGCCAATCCGCTGATGCGATTCGATGGCTACTACATCCTGACCGACCTGTTGGAATTGCCGAACCTAGCCGCTGAAGGATCGATGGCGGTTCGCGATTTGGCCAGCCGGTTGTTTTTTGCACGCGGAGTCGGCCGCGATCGGCACTTTGGATGGCGGCGATCGGTAGTGATTGGATATGGCCTGGCAGCGATGGTTTGGCGGATATTGATTTGCATCACCCTCGCAACGGCGGCGGCATTTATGTTCCGCGGTGCGGGGATCGTTCTGGTTGGCTTCGCTATTTTTGCCTGGGTGATACGCCCCACCGCGCGGATGCTTCAAACGCTGAATCGACGACGCCAGCAAGATCCCGCCGCGTGCGTTCGCGGCGTGCTGGTTGGCGGCTCTTTGGCGGTGCTAGCTGGGGCTGGGATCTTCTATCTGCCGATCAATACAGCCATCGTCGCGCCGGCGGTGGTCGATCAAGGAGAGGATGTGCTGGTCCGCAGTGCGACCGATGGCTTCATCATTGCGATCGAGGTGGTCGACGGCCAATCGGTCCAAGCCGGCGACGTCTTGATCCGGCTGCAGAACGAAGACCTACACCAACAGCAAGTGGAATTGCAGGCGGAAATCGGACAGTCGGATATCCGCAAGCGGAGCGCCACCGAGAAACAAGATGTCGCTGCGGCACAGATGGAACAGCAGACCCGACAAGCACTCGACGAACGCAGCCGCCAGTTGCAAACGCAGATCGATGGCCTGACCCTTCGCGCACATCGCGGGGGGACCATCGTCGCGCGCGATCTTGCCGATCGGCTGCAGCAATACGTCGCCGAGGGAACCGAACTGCTGACAATCGCGGAACCCCGTGACCGCCGTGTACTCGCGTCGATTGCCCAACAAGATATCCGTCAGGTTGCGATGCAGGTGGGGCAACCGGTGGAAATCCGGACTGCGGCGCGCGATCGAGCCAGCGGCCGGTTAGTTCACATCCATCCACTGGCATCTAGCGAGCTTCCTCACGCCGCACTGGCCAGCATCCATAACGGCCCCTTGCCGGTTCGGACCGACCAAGACACCCAGACCAAGCGCGGATACCGGCTATTGGCACCACGATTCGAAGCGGTCGTCGATATCGATCCCACACAGATCGATCGACTGCCCGTTGGACAAACCGTCAAAGTTCGTATCGGTCACCAAACGTTGACGATCTATCAGCGTCTGGAGGCTTGGCTCCGTCAGCTGCTGGAGACCCATCGCACCGCGGCACGCAACGAGACTTAG